The genome window ctGGCTATGTGCAAGGTACTATATTGAATGTTTCTGGTAATACAAATATGAATTAAACTTGATGTTTGACCATAAGACATGGAAGAACTAAGACAGTATAATATTTCAAGTGCCATAGAAAACTTGCTAAAATGCTCTGAGGAATGAACTCATGTGGGATTTGCTGAGTGAGAGAAGGTTTTATACAGGGAAGTAAAATACGAGCTTTGATGACTAGCCAGATGTTATGATGGGAAATTGGGGGAGGGAAGTGGGAGGTCCTGATGGATGAAATATTAACAAAGTCTCAGAAACAGTATAATACGGAGTACAGAGAATATTGTtgggttttaattttatataaatgaaagggAGCAATTAGAGATAAAGCTAAATCCCATGGGTTTGAAATGCCAGATTAAACTTTGGTAAGTAGTGGGGGATATTTTATCAATTATTCTACACTTTAAGCAACTTCACAGCTGTGTTTTAGGGTAGTTAATCTGCCCTCAGCGTGTAGGCTTGATTGTGGAGGAAGGGAAGTTGGAGTTTGGAGGACCAGTTGGGAGGTCCAGTAagactaataataataagagcTGCTCTAGGCTGGAAAGAGTACGTTGGAATGGAGGGATAGACTTGAGAGACACTGTGAAGTGAAAATTTCTAGGACTCAGAACCTGAttggaagaggagaagaagaggaggaggagttaAGATGACTATGAAGACTCCAACGTGAGAACTGACACTATTACAAAAGTCAAGCTGTGCAGGTAGAAAGGTGTGTTCAGCTTTGTTAGCAGAGCATTCATGTATATATGTTCCCCAGTGGAGAGCTGGAAATGTGAAATTGAAACTCAGGCTATGATTTAAATATAGACTTGGGGCTCATTAGCATAAAGGAAGTGGTGGAAGCTGTAGGAGCGGATATGAATGCCAAGGGAGAGTATGAAGAGAAGATAGCCAAGGTCAGGGCCCTGGGGCGAAGGTGGTCTACTTTTAGGTGAGGGAAGATGAGCCATAATTGAAATAATGAGGTCAGGGAAGAGCCAGGAAACTTAGGATCATAAAAGACTGGACAAGAGTTTGAAGAGAGGAGGGGTCAGTAATATCCATggaaatggagaaggaaggaagatgagacTCGAGAGGGAGAAATGAAATGTGGTAGTTAAGAGCTCACTGGTGACTTTCACAAGACTGGTCTTAGAGCTGTGAGCTGCTGGAACGTATTCTTTTTGTAAGTCtagagtttatttatttggggcCTATTAAGTACtctggatttttccatttctttaaaataatacagataaagAGTATAGTGGGTGTGCgcgagtgagagagagagaaagagagagcgcgcgcgcgcgtgcacgcCTTATGACCAGAGgactattttatgattttatgagtgttaaaattatttaagtaaaatataccTTGAGCTAACATTTCATTAATGACAGAAACACTAATTCAGCCAAAAATGAAATCTCCCGAATTTTACGTTAGTCAATAAATAAAACTTCTACCTAAGCTATGttaattaaaaagatatttttttgcCCCAACGAAAACAAATAACTAATGGTTGAATTGATGAGCATATCCCAGAACATACTTAGGTGAccatcttttcccctttttttcagaataaaagccCAAGCTATGATAGCGACGGGTGGAGTGATAACTGGCCTGGCTGCCTTGAAAAGGCAAGACTCGGCCAGATCCCAGCACCATGTCAACCTCAGCCCATCTCCTGCTGCTGAAGAGAAGAAACCAGTCAGGCGTCGGCCTCGCGCTGATGTTGTGGTTGTTCGAGGGAAAATTCGGCTTTATTCCCCATCTggatttttcctcattttaggaGTGCTTATCTCTATTGTAGGAATCGCAATGGCAGTCCTTGGATATTGGCcccaaaaacattttattgatgCTGAGACAACATTGTCAACAAACGAAACTCAGGTCATTCGGAACCAAGGTGGTGTGGTGGTTCGCTTCTTTGAGCAGCATTTACATtctgataaaatgaaaatgctgggCCCTTTCACAATGGGAATTGgcattttcatattcatttgtgCTAATGCCATTCTTCATGAGAACCgtgacaaagaaaccaaaatcaTACACATGAGGGACATCTACTCCACTGTCATAGACATCCACACGCTGAGAATCAAGGAGCAAAAGCAAATGAATGGCGTCTACACTGGTTTGATGGgagaaacagaagtaaaacaaaatgggaGCTCCTGTGCCTCCAGACTGGCAGCAAATACCATTGCCTCTTTCTCGGGCTTTAGGAGCAGTTTTCGGGTGGACAGCTCTGTTGAGGAGGATGAGCTTGTGCTAAATGAAAGTAAGAGTTTTGGGCATCTTATGCCGCCTTTGCTCTCTGACAGCTCTGTCTCTATCTTTGGCCTCTACCCACCTCCTTCCAAGACAGCTGAAGATAAGAGCAGCGGCCCTAAGAAATGTGAAACCAAGTCAATTGTGTCATCATCCATCAGCGCTTTTACACTGCCTGTGATCAAACTTAACAACTGTGTCATTGATGAGCCCAGTATAGATAACATCACCGAGGATTCTGAGAACCTCAAAAGTCggtcaaggaatttgtccatggATTCCCTTGTGGTCCCTTTGCCCAACACCGGTGCGTCCTTCCAGCCTGTCAGCATGGTGCTTCCCCGGAATCATTCCATGGGGGAGTCACTGTCGAGTCAGTACAAGTCTTCTGTGGCCCTGGGACCTGGGGCTGGACAGCTCTTGTCTCCTGGGGCTGCCAGAAGACAGTTTGGGTCTAACACATCCTTGCACTTACTCTCGTCACATTCCAAATCCCTAGACTTAGACC of Rhinolophus sinicus isolate RSC01 linkage group LG05, ASM3656204v1, whole genome shotgun sequence contains these proteins:
- the TMEM200A gene encoding transmembrane protein 200A codes for the protein MIATGGVITGLAALKRQDSARSQHHVNLSPSPAAEEKKPVRRRPRADVVVVRGKIRLYSPSGFFLILGVLISIVGIAMAVLGYWPQKHFIDAETTLSTNETQVIRNQGGVVVRFFEQHLHSDKMKMLGPFTMGIGIFIFICANAILHENRDKETKIIHMRDIYSTVIDIHTLRIKEQKQMNGVYTGLMGETEVKQNGSSCASRLAANTIASFSGFRSSFRVDSSVEEDELVLNESKSFGHLMPPLLSDSSVSIFGLYPPPSKTAEDKSSGPKKCETKSIVSSSISAFTLPVIKLNNCVIDEPSIDNITEDSENLKSRSRNLSMDSLVVPLPNTGASFQPVSMVLPRNHSMGESLSSQYKSSVALGPGAGQLLSPGAARRQFGSNTSLHLLSSHSKSLDLDRGHSTLTVQAEQRKHPSWPRLDRSNSKGYMKLENKEDPMERLLVPQAAIKKDFTNKEKLLMISRSHNNLSFEHDEFLSNNLKRGTSETRF